A genomic region of bacterium contains the following coding sequences:
- a CDS encoding AgmX/PglI C-terminal domain-containing protein: MNILNHDIKNRKLSATAVPPGGRASAGAREVRIVAFPKEFQKDFWKSMDKRIISVFFISLFLVYGPLIYMATRPKPPAATQIDNRLLKKLGNVMKVDPKLLEEIDKPKEEEKNDENATATATVKAPTGNVGKADKAAQAKAAAQARAGKAAKAAAGRGVLAVAGATGGSGGKYAAVDFSGSSTGLDNVLGQLGGIGDATGAAGEKSVLGAGGTVGGGAGIDELTTELSGTGGVSVIGGAAGSGLIGVGKASVSGGGGNVSAGDIQGVIDQNAAAVNSCYTKELKKDPSLKGKLSVQIKINPAGKVAGVTVTSNSVGSAVSQCVQNKIRGWSFPRGKKGMITVNQTFVFTK; the protein is encoded by the coding sequence ATGAATATCTTAAACCATGATATCAAAAACAGAAAGCTGTCAGCGACAGCCGTGCCTCCTGGTGGAAGAGCCTCTGCGGGGGCGCGAGAAGTACGTATTGTTGCATTTCCAAAAGAATTCCAAAAAGACTTTTGGAAATCAATGGACAAGCGTATTATTTCGGTTTTCTTTATTAGTTTGTTTTTAGTATACGGGCCACTTATTTATATGGCTACTCGTCCGAAACCACCTGCAGCAACCCAAATTGATAATCGATTACTCAAGAAATTGGGTAATGTTATGAAAGTTGATCCTAAGCTTCTTGAAGAGATCGATAAGCCTAAGGAAGAAGAAAAAAATGACGAAAATGCGACTGCAACAGCAACCGTGAAGGCTCCGACAGGTAATGTTGGAAAAGCCGATAAGGCGGCCCAAGCTAAAGCGGCTGCTCAAGCGCGTGCAGGCAAAGCCGCTAAGGCTGCCGCAGGCCGTGGCGTATTGGCCGTTGCCGGTGCGACGGGAGGATCGGGTGGCAAGTATGCTGCCGTGGATTTCAGCGGTTCATCTACAGGTCTTGATAATGTTCTTGGACAATTAGGCGGTATCGGCGATGCTACAGGCGCTGCCGGCGAAAAATCAGTATTAGGCGCTGGCGGGACTGTTGGAGGGGGTGCTGGTATCGATGAATTGACTACTGAGCTCAGCGGAACTGGTGGTGTATCAGTAATCGGTGGCGCAGCAGGTAGCGGTCTTATCGGTGTTGGTAAAGCTTCAGTATCCGGCGGCGGCGGCAATGTTTCTGCAGGTGACATTCAAGGTGTAATCGATCAGAATGCTGCTGCAGTCAATTCCTGTTATACCAAAGAATTGAAAAAAGATCCAAGCCTAAAAGGCAAATTGAGCGTTCAGATCAAAATTAATCCGGCAGGCAAAGTTGCTGGCGTCACAGTAACCAGCAATTCTGTAGGTAGCGCGGTTTCTCAATGCGTTCAAAATAAGATCCGCGGCTGGAGCTTCCCGAGAGGTAAAAAAGGTATGATTACCGTCAATCAAACCTTTGTGTTCACAAAGTAA
- the aspS gene encoding aspartate--tRNA ligase — protein sequence MTLSTANRTHTCGELIPAMTGETVTIAGWVHRRRDLGGIIFIDLRDRYGITQIVFNPDQNIYEMAKELRSEFVIRVTGKVVTRDSNNVNKNLLTGEIEVVAEKLDILTRAKTPPFALNEDLKLDEDLRLQYRYLDLRRPAMQQALLFRHALAQTVRNFFSGEGFAEIETPVLMKSTPEGARDYLVPSRVHAGKFYALPQSPQIYKQLLMVAGMDRYFQIVKCFRDEDLRADRQPEFTQVDVEMAFVDREDVMKNVELLMAKIFSELKNLKISLPLKRMSYSDSMRFYGNDKPDLRFDMKIFYINELVIHSEFKVFQEALSRKDGAVAGIKVSGEAGTFSRKKIDEVTEFVKSYGAKGVATIKVETSGITSSIAKFLNPDQLKAIVDAAGAQIGDVLLIVADSQKVVQSALGDLRLKLAEELGLMDDSKFELLWVVDFPLYEFDEEEKRFIAMHHPFTAPMDTDLEFMDTDPGRVRAKAYDLVLNGTEVGGGSIRIYQKDIQNKMFDALKLTQEERELKFGFLLQAFEYGVPPHGGIALGFDRLAALLIGKKSIRDVIAFPKTNSAVSLMDNAPSVVDDKQLRELHIKIDDKKN from the coding sequence ATGACACTTTCAACGGCTAACCGTACCCATACCTGTGGAGAATTAATTCCGGCTATGACCGGAGAAACTGTTACAATTGCCGGCTGGGTGCATCGCCGGCGCGATCTCGGAGGGATCATTTTTATTGATCTCCGCGATCGTTATGGAATTACTCAAATTGTTTTTAACCCGGATCAGAACATTTATGAAATGGCTAAGGAACTTCGTAGTGAGTTCGTCATTCGTGTTACGGGTAAAGTAGTTACACGTGATTCAAATAACGTCAATAAAAATTTATTGACAGGTGAGATCGAAGTTGTCGCTGAAAAACTTGATATCCTTACGCGTGCTAAAACACCGCCGTTTGCTTTAAATGAAGATTTAAAACTTGATGAGGATCTGCGACTGCAATACCGCTATCTCGACTTGCGCAGACCGGCGATGCAGCAAGCTCTTTTGTTCCGTCACGCGTTGGCACAAACCGTCAGAAATTTCTTTTCTGGCGAAGGTTTTGCCGAAATTGAGACGCCGGTTTTAATGAAAAGTACACCGGAAGGCGCTCGGGATTACCTTGTTCCAAGTCGCGTCCACGCCGGTAAATTTTACGCTCTACCTCAGTCTCCTCAAATTTATAAGCAATTATTGATGGTTGCAGGAATGGATCGCTATTTTCAGATTGTTAAATGTTTTCGTGATGAAGATTTGAGAGCTGATCGGCAGCCTGAATTCACTCAAGTTGATGTTGAGATGGCATTTGTCGATCGTGAAGATGTCATGAAGAACGTCGAATTGCTGATGGCGAAGATTTTTTCTGAATTGAAAAATCTTAAAATTTCGTTACCGCTTAAACGAATGAGCTATAGCGATTCCATGCGATTTTATGGAAATGACAAACCGGATTTACGTTTTGATATGAAAATTTTTTATATCAATGAACTGGTTATCCATTCCGAATTTAAAGTATTTCAGGAAGCTTTGTCACGAAAAGACGGCGCTGTTGCCGGTATTAAAGTTAGCGGTGAAGCGGGCACTTTTTCTCGAAAAAAAATCGATGAAGTTACGGAGTTTGTCAAATCATACGGCGCAAAAGGAGTTGCAACAATCAAGGTTGAAACCAGTGGCATTACATCATCGATTGCCAAATTTTTGAATCCTGATCAATTAAAAGCGATTGTCGACGCCGCCGGTGCTCAGATCGGGGATGTATTATTAATTGTAGCGGATTCGCAAAAAGTAGTGCAATCGGCTCTGGGCGATCTTCGGCTAAAATTAGCCGAAGAACTCGGGCTGATGGATGATTCGAAATTTGAGTTGTTATGGGTTGTTGATTTTCCGTTGTATGAATTTGATGAAGAGGAGAAGCGGTTTATCGCTATGCATCATCCTTTTACAGCGCCGATGGATACCGACCTGGAGTTTATGGATACCGACCCGGGACGCGTCAGGGCCAAAGCGTATGATTTAGTACTTAACGGTACTGAAGTGGGAGGCGGCAGCATCCGTATTTATCAAAAAGACATTCAAAATAAAATGTTCGATGCACTTAAATTGACGCAAGAAGAAAGGGAACTAAAATTCGGTTTTCTTTTGCAGGCTTTTGAATATGGCGTTCCGCCCCACGGTGGTATTGCATTGGGGTTTGACCGGCTTGCAGCTTTATTAATCGGAAAAAAATCAATTCGCGATGTGATTGCATTTCCAAAGACGAATAGCGCCGTGTCCCTTATGGACAACGCACCCTCGGTGGTTGACGATAAGCAGCTACGTGAATTACATATTAAGATCGATGATAAAAAGAATTGA
- a CDS encoding tetratricopeptide repeat protein, with protein MKIFTKALVVMLLMMVQLLYAQDGKNSKSDASLEKVSSEDLLKLKQDLEAQKNKLEGERLQLLDQGLKQSKDYLEKSSNASSATTALVLLQRAEYLFDVSNDNFQVASDSIAAENNIRVVEWDRKKETLRQQLIAEGKKDADIEDAINQLPAVELLPDPERDFSEILKTYQELVDKFPESPYVVDAMYNIGYIKEQEGKQLKFRELNDPNANGRWAQEGDRKQKEALKVYQDLAVRFPDSKYAPEAYNRIGEYYFGRGGDADLQKAIKNYQKVLDYPQSTRFQEAIYKLAWTYYRLGDYPQAISYFTYLVDDVDSARTHNYEYQELDVEAIIYIGISFNRWAEQIDLAQGTNDGGYKLIKQYINDAKLMEKRYAPDIMWQLAESYNLEQKDTLALSAYNTLLETYPLYWRAPDAQYKIVNTYERLSAQSLDKGVAKTILDSVLAHRFQLYEAYKPNSEWSNAVADKEVVRRGNRMARDVLVDNILYFYGEAQTTNDMNNWKISMDYSKQFISYFPVDTFAYFFHYNLAYIQYHFFGLLDSSYEEYLKVANNYPYDQYRYRASIDAYQIADSLYKMAPYRKPVNAPGDSVIALTSGEEKLIDAINNYARLFPDTLSKYPVDSLDKEKPVMGVPGKQTPDFLAYAGEIYFNHNDYARANQFFNTVLTRYPNHPKAQLSQKYLMNAYYIRKDYRSSEIVARKIYESPNSSVDQKDEAVKTIFVSIFKHAQQFEERKESAKAAREFERAYSEGRRLNYAKVEDVSGALYNSGQQYQSSKELKRAIKVYETYVDTFPKQKFAPASAYNAHYLYAEMRDYRSAARTGERLADAYPEFNENNGALTAEIVLYNSEYYLEQAAKQATEEGDSTNAKSLNYEAIRLSEKFVKRYPKSQYATDIDFGIANLYFLVNDEEKAFQKYREFANTYPTDKRNVKALYDIGVNHLRKGRRTDAIVAFNDAKKKSDELKNLKLDFNKYFASEAVYELAKIKYEDFSKLQLKLPNVDQKEDQKLSLVKELIQLYEDITGYGQIRTYEATYYRGLVREEFGDALQNKEFKQEKDYVKQVIAQRDVYQGAAAAYRGAVDEYRNGWAFLDKAYNKFIEDEKKIADSVRAKYPNSPDSADLVIKWTIEGKTAKDKDLSLAAAKELAIKYRDLAKSKISRILYATANSKKLVMDAFLAAPTTFEYGTPEYISEKLLGMKVISDAANDAIKAYEASVTEADSLNIDDKYTAECRRNIIRLTGIVPNELGKLAFTVMERYREQSTQYRAVVAGGENWVDPKTRKGFYDVFYDIPIEMNTYMSQYAQPIGQQAIKAYSAAVDNAKEKGMFNEDARVLQREMFNFAYEFAKSNYDEADTSDYYYKRYEAIYYANESNDAFAYYSEASATYNQVITFARENAKGVLEEAYNSATDLNVITLEPDPDDAQQQVAKTNSVAAKRLLALLGKYDAYYAKLLKLKSVTKVYASNYTDWLSYNRTTESWQTSGFNDAGWYPSAAPPKDEIVPHYVLDKNEAYPMWIGLGQKFNTPKLPEPIEPKEETPIEIPPVDSLQQGDSLKTDESTNDSTLSDSTQSFYSKARLANAYVVQDSSVRKVYSDIEIQKILDTSRVVYFRIKFNIAGSPQGGKLYVASDGYYEFYMNGGFIGTALAEKEDARGDSLEITDLFPENFIQGKNVLAFVLKDMESSKEHHGVRILLEVTEVEDATAEFAEPALPRNEALKNTLFLRGRVVKAK; from the coding sequence ATGAAAATTTTTACCAAAGCGCTTGTGGTGATGCTGTTGATGATGGTGCAGCTTTTATATGCACAGGACGGTAAAAACTCAAAATCCGACGCTTCATTGGAAAAAGTTTCAAGTGAAGATCTTCTGAAATTAAAACAAGATCTTGAAGCGCAGAAAAATAAGCTCGAAGGCGAACGTCTTCAATTGTTGGATCAAGGTCTTAAACAGAGTAAAGACTATCTTGAAAAATCTTCAAATGCAAGTTCGGCTACGACAGCTTTAGTGTTGCTACAAAGGGCCGAATACTTGTTTGATGTATCGAACGATAATTTTCAAGTAGCCAGCGATTCTATTGCAGCTGAAAATAATATTCGAGTTGTCGAATGGGATCGTAAAAAAGAAACACTGCGTCAACAATTGATAGCTGAAGGCAAAAAAGACGCCGATATTGAAGATGCCATCAATCAATTGCCCGCGGTAGAATTGCTGCCTGATCCCGAACGTGATTTCAGTGAAATTTTGAAAACTTACCAAGAACTGGTTGATAAATTTCCTGAGAGTCCGTATGTGGTTGATGCAATGTATAATATCGGCTACATCAAAGAGCAAGAAGGTAAGCAACTGAAATTCCGTGAGCTTAATGATCCTAACGCCAACGGCCGATGGGCTCAAGAAGGTGATCGTAAGCAAAAAGAAGCCCTGAAAGTTTACCAGGATCTTGCCGTACGATTTCCAGATAGTAAATATGCACCGGAAGCCTATAATCGTATTGGAGAATATTATTTCGGACGCGGTGGGGATGCCGATCTTCAAAAAGCCATAAAAAATTATCAGAAAGTTTTGGATTATCCTCAATCGACCAGATTTCAAGAGGCGATTTATAAGTTAGCGTGGACTTATTATCGGCTTGGCGACTACCCGCAGGCCATCAGCTATTTTACTTACCTTGTTGATGACGTCGATTCAGCACGTACACACAATTATGAGTATCAGGAATTAGATGTTGAAGCGATCATTTATATAGGTATCAGCTTTAATCGTTGGGCTGAACAGATCGATCTGGCTCAAGGAACGAATGATGGCGGGTATAAACTAATCAAACAATATATCAATGATGCCAAGTTGATGGAAAAGCGTTATGCGCCAGACATCATGTGGCAGTTGGCTGAATCCTACAATCTTGAACAAAAAGATACACTGGCATTGAGTGCTTATAATACCTTATTGGAAACCTATCCATTGTATTGGCGAGCTCCGGATGCTCAATATAAAATTGTCAACACTTATGAACGTTTATCGGCTCAATCGCTGGATAAAGGAGTAGCGAAAACTATATTAGATAGTGTATTGGCTCATCGTTTTCAACTCTACGAAGCGTATAAACCCAATAGCGAATGGTCTAATGCCGTAGCGGATAAAGAAGTTGTCCGGCGAGGTAACCGCATGGCGCGTGACGTTTTAGTTGACAACATATTATATTTTTACGGGGAAGCCCAGACCACCAATGATATGAACAACTGGAAAATATCTATGGATTATAGCAAACAGTTCATATCCTATTTTCCTGTTGATACTTTTGCATATTTCTTCCATTACAACTTAGCGTATATACAATATCACTTTTTCGGGTTGTTAGACTCGTCGTACGAAGAGTATTTAAAAGTGGCTAACAACTATCCTTACGACCAATACCGGTATCGCGCATCCATTGATGCTTATCAAATAGCCGATTCGCTATATAAAATGGCTCCTTACAGGAAACCTGTCAATGCTCCCGGAGACAGTGTAATAGCATTGACATCGGGTGAAGAAAAATTAATTGATGCTATTAATAATTACGCTCGTCTGTTTCCCGATACGCTTAGCAAATATCCCGTTGATTCACTCGATAAGGAAAAACCGGTCATGGGCGTACCAGGAAAACAAACGCCTGATTTTCTCGCCTATGCAGGTGAAATTTATTTTAATCACAACGATTACGCTCGTGCCAATCAATTTTTTAACACCGTTTTGACTCGGTATCCCAATCATCCGAAAGCGCAACTGTCGCAGAAGTATTTGATGAATGCGTATTATATCCGGAAAGATTATAGAAGTTCAGAAATTGTTGCACGCAAGATTTACGAGAGTCCGAACTCATCCGTGGATCAAAAAGATGAAGCTGTAAAAACGATATTTGTTTCAATATTCAAGCACGCCCAGCAATTTGAAGAACGGAAAGAAAGTGCCAAAGCTGCTCGCGAATTTGAACGTGCTTATAGCGAAGGACGGAGACTTAATTATGCCAAGGTAGAAGATGTAAGTGGCGCGTTATATAATTCTGGCCAACAATATCAATCGTCCAAAGAGCTAAAACGCGCAATTAAAGTTTATGAAACCTATGTTGATACATTTCCTAAGCAGAAATTTGCACCGGCATCAGCCTACAATGCCCACTACTTATATGCAGAAATGCGTGATTACCGATCGGCAGCGAGAACCGGTGAACGATTGGCCGACGCCTATCCGGAATTCAATGAAAACAACGGAGCGTTGACTGCTGAGATAGTATTATATAATAGTGAGTATTATCTGGAACAGGCCGCTAAACAAGCCACTGAAGAGGGTGATTCGACAAACGCCAAGTCGTTGAACTACGAAGCGATTCGTCTTAGTGAAAAATTTGTAAAGCGGTATCCCAAATCCCAATACGCGACAGACATTGATTTTGGCATTGCCAATTTATACTTCCTTGTGAACGATGAAGAAAAAGCATTTCAAAAATATCGGGAATTCGCTAACACCTATCCTACGGACAAACGTAATGTGAAGGCATTATATGATATCGGCGTAAACCATCTTCGTAAAGGAAGACGAACCGACGCTATCGTCGCGTTTAATGATGCTAAGAAAAAGAGCGATGAACTGAAGAATCTTAAATTAGATTTTAATAAATATTTTGCCTCAGAAGCCGTATACGAATTAGCCAAGATTAAATACGAAGATTTTTCTAAACTTCAGTTGAAGCTACCCAATGTTGATCAAAAAGAAGACCAAAAACTGTCGCTCGTCAAAGAATTGATTCAGTTATATGAAGACATTACTGGCTACGGTCAAATTCGCACCTATGAAGCCACTTATTATCGGGGACTTGTACGCGAAGAATTCGGGGATGCTTTACAGAACAAGGAGTTTAAACAAGAGAAAGATTATGTAAAGCAAGTAATTGCTCAACGTGATGTGTATCAAGGTGCCGCTGCTGCATATCGCGGAGCCGTCGACGAATATCGAAACGGCTGGGCATTCTTAGATAAAGCCTATAATAAATTTATTGAAGACGAGAAGAAAATAGCTGATTCAGTTCGAGCTAAGTATCCAAATAGTCCTGATTCAGCTGATCTTGTGATCAAGTGGACGATTGAAGGTAAAACAGCTAAGGATAAAGATTTATCGCTTGCTGCAGCTAAAGAACTGGCTATCAAATACCGGGATTTGGCCAAATCAAAAATTTCACGCATTTTGTATGCGACGGCCAATTCCAAAAAATTGGTTATGGACGCGTTTCTTGCTGCCCCGACGACTTTTGAGTACGGAACACCTGAATACATTTCAGAAAAGCTATTGGGCATGAAAGTTATTTCTGATGCGGCGAACGATGCTATCAAAGCATATGAAGCTTCAGTAACCGAAGCCGATTCGTTGAATATTGACGATAAGTATACAGCAGAATGCCGGCGCAATATTATTCGGCTTACTGGTATAGTTCCGAATGAATTGGGCAAATTAGCTTTTACGGTTATGGAACGTTATCGTGAACAATCAACGCAATACAGAGCGGTTGTAGCCGGTGGAGAAAATTGGGTTGACCCTAAAACGCGTAAAGGCTTTTATGATGTCTTCTATGATATACCGATTGAAATGAATACTTACATGTCGCAGTATGCACAACCAATCGGCCAACAGGCAATTAAAGCATATTCAGCGGCTGTCGATAATGCCAAAGAAAAAGGCATGTTCAATGAAGATGCTCGCGTTCTTCAAAGAGAGATGTTTAATTTTGCGTATGAATTTGCAAAATCAAATTACGACGAAGCCGATACTTCAGATTATTATTACAAACGGTATGAAGCTATATATTATGCCAATGAAAGTAACGATGCTTTTGCATATTACAGCGAAGCGAGTGCCACTTACAATCAAGTGATCACATTTGCTCGTGAAAATGCAAAAGGTGTTTTGGAAGAGGCTTACAATTCGGCAACGGATCTTAATGTTATAACCCTTGAACCCGATCCTGATGACGCGCAACAACAAGTCGCTAAAACAAATAGTGTTGCCGCAAAACGGCTCTTGGCGCTTCTTGGTAAATATGATGCTTATTATGCCAAGCTTTTGAAGTTGAAGTCGGTGACAAAAGTGTATGCATCGAATTACACAGATTGGTTATCTTATAATAGGACCACTGAGTCTTGGCAAACTTCCGGTTTTAACGATGCAGGCTGGTATCCCTCCGCTGCACCGCCGAAAGATGAAATCGTTCCACATTACGTTTTAGATAAAAACGAAGCATACCCGATGTGGATTGGGCTAGGACAAAAATTTAATACGCCGAAATTGCCTGAGCCCATAGAGCCCAAAGAAGAAACGCCCATTGAAATTCCTCCGGTAGATTCATTGCAACAAGGTGATTCGCTGAAGACGGATGAGTCTACGAATGATTCGACATTGTCGGATAGTACGCAATCGTTTTATAGCAAAGCTCGTTTAGCTAACGCCTATGTTGTCCAGGATTCGTCTGTTAGGAAAGTGTATTCCGATATTGAAATTCAAAAAATCCTCGATACGTCCCGTGTCGTTTACTTCAGAATAAAATTCAATATTGCAGGTAGTCCTCAAGGCGGTAAACTTTATGTGGCTTCCGATGGATATTATGAATTCTATATGAATGGTGGTTTTATCGGAACAGCTCTGGCTGAGAAGGAAGATGCGAGGGGAGATTCGTTAGAAATAACTGACCTTTTCCCGGAAAACTTTATTCAGGGTAAAAACGTATTAGCGTTCGTACTTAAAGATATGGAATCGTCTAAAGAACATCATGGCGTGCGTATATTGCTGGAAGTGACCGAAGTCGAAGATGCAACAGCGGAATTTGCTGAGCCAGCTCTGCCACGCAATGAAGCCTTAAAAAATACTTTATTTTTACGCGGCCGTGTTGTAAAGGCGAAATAA
- a CDS encoding biopolymer transporter ExbD, with the protein MAFKPSARRTVKVESTELDLRPIMNMMCILIPLLLSCSQFVKNTYIALNLPPLGGGGGGSSEQKEPEKPKVGLKLVITEKGMTIAGNAAVLSGEAGGGPTLPKVNGKHDFTGLEKKIKELTKAISGKGFEDERVIIITAEDAVEYQEIVTAMDIITISAEKELRDPSTGATVKEPWFVNIGVGKLIL; encoded by the coding sequence ATGGCATTTAAACCATCTGCAAGACGTACCGTTAAGGTTGAGAGTACCGAACTGGATTTACGTCCCATCATGAACATGATGTGTATTTTGATTCCATTATTACTTAGTTGCTCTCAATTTGTTAAGAATACTTATATTGCCCTTAATCTTCCGCCTTTAGGAGGCGGTGGCGGCGGCAGTTCTGAGCAAAAAGAACCCGAAAAACCCAAAGTCGGATTGAAATTAGTCATTACTGAAAAAGGTATGACGATCGCTGGTAATGCGGCTGTGTTGTCCGGAGAAGCCGGCGGCGGACCGACTTTACCGAAGGTTAATGGGAAACACGATTTCACTGGCCTTGAAAAAAAGATTAAGGAACTGACTAAGGCTATTTCTGGGAAAGGTTTTGAAGACGAACGCGTGATTATTATAACAGCGGAAGACGCTGTGGAATATCAGGAAATAGTAACCGCGATGGATATTATTACTATTTCGGCTGAAAAAGAGTTGCGCGATCCTTCTACTGGAGCAACAGTCAAGGAGCCTTGGTTTGTAAACATTGGTGTTGGAAAATTGATTTTGTAA
- a CDS encoding SemiSWEET transporter yields MDIMYFGLAGGFLTTIGFIPQVIRSYRTKSVDDVSLIQPIVLLCGMSLWLMYGIFLGDVAIILANLFSIFFNLALVLIKINYGRRFSIKQQRGEDL; encoded by the coding sequence ATGGATATCATGTATTTCGGACTGGCGGGTGGATTTTTGACAACGATTGGATTTATTCCTCAAGTCATTCGCAGTTATCGGACCAAAAGCGTCGACGATGTTTCATTGATTCAACCAATTGTGTTATTATGTGGTATGTCGTTATGGCTCATGTACGGAATTTTTTTGGGTGATGTAGCAATCATTTTAGCCAATCTTTTTTCCATTTTCTTTAATCTGGCGTTAGTGCTCATTAAAATAAACTACGGCAGACGATTTTCAATCAAGCAGCAACGTGGTGAGGATTTATGA
- a CDS encoding MotA/TolQ/ExbB proton channel family protein, which yields MKSIMVKLMGLALGVLTLTVAVSVITSDNAIASNIILLQDAGTEGAAAPTETQSGVALFFQQFFFSFKWEADGNMYMWLIALCGVFAISIMVERLYFIFVRSNVDAPKFMAEIRKLVAGGNLKKAIALCETAKDKALPSVVMAGLKRAVEKEGGPLDFRAIQNAVDEGTLEIIPKLTERAGYLAMLSNVSTLLGLMGTVYGLILSFAAVGNPALPEDKKALLLASGISAAMQTTIWGLSIAIPCIIVYTIITTKTGKIIDEMDEHMVKLINLMTGNR from the coding sequence ATGAAAAGCATCATGGTAAAGTTGATGGGTTTGGCACTAGGTGTGCTGACGTTGACCGTTGCAGTGAGTGTAATAACTTCTGACAATGCAATTGCTAGCAATATTATATTACTTCAGGATGCCGGCACGGAAGGTGCCGCGGCTCCGACTGAAACACAATCAGGCGTTGCGTTGTTCTTTCAGCAGTTTTTCTTCTCGTTCAAATGGGAAGCTGATGGTAATATGTACATGTGGCTCATAGCTTTGTGCGGCGTGTTTGCGATATCCATCATGGTTGAACGTTTATATTTCATTTTTGTTCGTTCCAATGTCGACGCTCCGAAATTTATGGCTGAAATTCGTAAACTCGTTGCCGGTGGCAATTTGAAAAAAGCGATCGCGCTGTGCGAAACAGCCAAAGACAAAGCGCTTCCATCAGTTGTTATGGCAGGCTTGAAACGCGCTGTTGAAAAAGAAGGCGGTCCATTGGATTTTCGTGCCATTCAAAATGCAGTGGACGAAGGTACGTTAGAAATTATTCCTAAACTTACCGAACGCGCAGGTTACTTAGCTATGTTAAGTAACGTTTCGACTCTTCTCGGGCTGATGGGTACGGTATACGGTCTGATCTTGTCCTTCGCTGCCGTCGGTAACCCGGCTTTGCCAGAAGATAAAAAAGCGTTATTGCTTGCTAGCGGTATTTCTGCTGCAATGCAAACGACGATTTGGGGATTAAGTATTGCTATTCCGTGTATCATTGTCTATACGATTATCACTACTAAAACAGGTAAGATCATTGATGAAATGGATGAGCACATGGTGAAATTGATCAACTTGATGACCGGAAATCGTTAA
- a CDS encoding biopolymer transporter ExbD → MAFKPSAAKKNMRKEEGTLNMNSMMDMLTIMLLFLLMSFSTEGSLATKAEGLQPPKILTKNKPKKSLVVAVSAGHVFFNKEPIAEIDKVLAQKNSFVIEELAVKLDEEASKALDLEAKFGIEFKRELIVYGDQHMPFNVLLKVVVTCGRNQFSNLRLMGNQANMGEVM, encoded by the coding sequence ATGGCATTTAAACCTTCTGCCGCAAAAAAGAATATGCGTAAAGAAGAAGGCACGTTAAATATGAACTCCATGATGGACATGCTTACTATCATGCTCTTGTTCTTGCTGATGTCTTTTTCAACTGAAGGATCTCTGGCTACCAAAGCTGAAGGCCTCCAGCCTCCTAAGATTTTGACAAAAAATAAGCCTAAAAAATCATTGGTTGTGGCAGTTTCTGCGGGTCACGTTTTCTTCAATAAAGAACCAATTGCTGAGATCGATAAAGTTTTGGCTCAAAAAAATAGTTTTGTGATCGAAGAACTTGCAGTCAAATTGGATGAAGAAGCGTCAAAAGCCCTTGATCTAGAAGCCAAGTTTGGGATTGAATTCAAAAGAGAGTTGATAGTATATGGTGACCAACACATGCCTTTTAATGTTTTATTAAAGGTTGTCGTGACTTGCGGTCGTAATCAATTTTCCAATCTTCGGCTGATGGGAAATCAAGCCAATATGGGCGAGGTTATGTAA